A single Musa acuminata AAA Group cultivar baxijiao chromosome BXJ2-1, Cavendish_Baxijiao_AAA, whole genome shotgun sequence DNA region contains:
- the LOC135598147 gene encoding ACT domain-containing protein ACR4-like → MLGCGYISREVADEYEKLVIRMNPPRVTMDNTSSSEVTVVQVDSANRQGSLLEVVQVFSDMKLNIKKAYITSDGRWFMDVFHVVHEDGNKLSDIEVVAKIEESLEARALRHRSISSVGIQAAAKHTTIELAGRDRPGLLSDISAVLTDLKCNVVASEAWTHNSRMALLIYVTDVATGKPIDDLKRLSEIKHLLGYVLKGNTDKEIARTAICMEPTHSGRRLHQMMFADQQYHEGDTDQGKEGAGDENRPLVTVENWEQKEYTVINIRSKNHPNLVFDTVCTITDMQYVIFHATINAEGPQAYQEYYIAKSDGCAVNSEGERKLLAHCLETAIKRRTTEGIRLELCCQDRAGLLSDITRIFREYGLSVTQAQVTTIGSQAVNTFFVMDASGNPVQCHTIDAVRSQIGQTILHVNGTATAAAGRSCPPKHNGRRLALGDLFRFSSQKFLHNLGLIKLQS, encoded by the exons ATGTTGGGTTGTGGGTATATTTCTAGAGAGGTTGCTGATGAGTATGAGAAGCTGGTCATTCGAATGAACCCACCAAG AGTTACAATGGACAACACTTCCAGTAGCGAAGTAACGGTGGTCCAG GTAGACAGTGCTAATCGGCAAGGGAGCTTGCTGGAAGTGGTGCAAGTCTTCTCTGATATGAAGCTCAACATCAAGAAGGCTTATATTACCTCCGACGGAAGATGGTTCATGGATG TGTTCCATGTTGTGCATGAAGATGGAAATAAGCTTTCAGATATAGAAGTCGTTGCTAAAATTGAGGAG TCCCTTGAAGCAAGAGCACTAAGACATCGGTCTATAAGCTCAGTTGGCATCCAAGCTGCAGCGAAGCACACCACCATTGAACTCGCCGGGAGGGATCGGCCCGGACTGCTCTCCGATATCTCTGCTGTTCTCACAGATTTGAAGTGCAATGTGGTAGCCTCAGAGGCCTGGACCCATAATTCAAGGATGGCATTGTTGATCTATGTTACCGATGTAGCCACTGGAAAACCGATCGATGACCTCAAACGGCTGTCAGAGATAAAGCACCTTCTCGGCTATGTCCTCAAAGGAAACACAGACAAAGAGATTGCAAGAACAGCAATTTGCATGGAACCAACGCATTCCGGGAGGAGGCTGCATCAGATGATGTTTGCTGACCAACAGTATCACGAAGGTGACACCGACCAGGGGAAAGAGGGCGCCGGCGACGAGAACAGACCCCTTGTCACGGTAGAGAATTGGGAACAGAAGGAGTATACAGTTATCAATATACGGAGCAAGAACCATCCAAATCTTGTCTTCGATACAGTCTGCACCATCACTGACATGCAGTATGTCATCTTCCATGCAACCATCAATGCAGAAGGACCGCAAGCGTATCAG GAATACTACATCGCGAAAAGTGATGGATGCGCAGTGAACTCTGAAGGAGAGAGGAAGCTATTAGCGCATTGCTTGGAAACTGCGATCAAGCGAAGAACCAcagag GGCATTAGGCTGGAGTTGTGTTGCCAAGATCGAGCTGGCCTCCTGTCGGATATCACTCGTATCTTCAGAGAATATGGCCTGTCAGTCACTCAAGCACAAGTCACAACGATAGGATCTCAGGCTGTGAACACATTCTTTGTCATGGATGCATCAGGAAACCCAGTCCAGTGCCATACCATCGACGCCGTGAGGAGCCAGATTGGGCAGACTATTCTACATGTCAACGgtactgctactgctgctgcagGGCGAAGCTGTCCACCAAAGCACAATGGAAGAAGGCTTGCTCTGGGTGATCTCTTCAGATTCAGTTCACAGAAGTTCCTCCACAACCTGGGGCTGATAAAATTACAGTCGTAA